Proteins co-encoded in one uncultured Draconibacterium sp. genomic window:
- a CDS encoding sugar phosphate isomerase/epimerase: MNKSALSFLLLLLFTFSLTAQEVRRPEPQPAPETNESFKLGMAGYTFVHFDLQTTLETMKRCDVHYLCIKDFHLPVNSTSKEIEAFYEKCAEYGVTGYAVGPLYMKSKEDIDKYFDYAIRVGVNTIVGVPDYELLPYVNEKVKETGLYFAIHLHGPDIDVYPDAEDVWEHTKDLDSRIGMCLDIGHDTRNGKDPVADLKKYHSRVFDIHLKDVTGRTKQGYSVEVGRGIIDFPAFVNMLREVNYTGAVSLEHERNMDDPFMGIAESIGYFRAMIVATR; this comes from the coding sequence ATGAACAAATCAGCGCTTTCTTTTCTATTATTATTGTTATTTACCTTTTCCCTAACTGCGCAGGAGGTAAGACGTCCTGAACCTCAACCGGCACCGGAAACCAATGAATCGTTTAAGCTTGGAATGGCCGGTTATACTTTTGTGCATTTCGATTTGCAAACCACATTGGAAACCATGAAACGGTGCGATGTGCATTACCTTTGCATAAAGGATTTTCATTTACCTGTTAACAGCACCTCGAAAGAAATTGAGGCATTTTATGAAAAATGCGCAGAATACGGTGTTACCGGTTATGCGGTAGGACCACTTTATATGAAAAGTAAAGAGGATATCGATAAGTATTTTGATTATGCGATACGAGTGGGAGTTAACACGATTGTTGGTGTGCCCGATTATGAACTGCTTCCATACGTAAATGAGAAAGTAAAGGAAACAGGTTTATATTTTGCGATTCATTTGCATGGACCGGATATCGATGTGTATCCGGATGCTGAAGACGTGTGGGAACATACAAAAGATCTTGATTCGCGAATTGGCATGTGTCTCGATATTGGTCACGATACCAGAAATGGAAAAGATCCGGTGGCCGATTTAAAAAAATACCACAGCAGGGTTTTCGATATTCATTTGAAAGATGTTACCGGTCGAACTAAACAAGGTTATTCCGTTGAAGTTGGGAGAGGTATAATTGATTTTCCTGCTTTTGTAAATATGCTTCGCGAAGTGAATTATACCGGAGCTGTAAGTTTGGAGCATGAGCGAAATATGGATGATCCGTTTATGGGAATTGCTGAATCAATAGGCTATTTCAGAGCAATGATTGTCGCAACAAGATAG